In Triplophysa rosa linkage group LG2, Trosa_1v2, whole genome shotgun sequence, the genomic window CGGGTGTATCGATCACTTCTTTTAATCAACTTTTTAACCCAAGTGATGGATGGCAACCCAAAAATGGGTCACAGGTCAGTTTTGGTACCAAATAAGGTACATATACAAAAATGATCAGTATTCTAATGAAAGATAACTGCAGTGATGCCTATGTTGTTTTGCTGCAAAGACAAAGATTGTCATcatgttaaatgtaattttcaaaGAGGATACAGCGAGACAGAAATATTTTCAGAACATTTAACGTTTATGTCAGCtatcatgttttaatcatggtACATAAGATGTATTGGGTTCATGTTACCTCAGGAGCATATCTGGTCGAACAGGTAGAAAACTATGTACCAAGTAAAAAATCTCCTtaaacactcacgcacacaaaGAGGAATAACAACTTAAGAACcgtatttattcatgtttaaataGAAAAGCGTTCATAAATATGCTTTGTtagaaaatgctttttatttatcttaGCAAGTACATACATGTTGCCCTACATGGCAAGAGAATGTTGCCTGAAGTTTATAAATCTATACGAGAAAAATGTTATCACTCTTCTGACAAAATTGGTTCACAGCCTTTGGCACAATGTGATTTGCTGAAATCAGACTGCAGCTAGTTTGTACAAACCTCATATTCAGAGGTTTCTTAAAAGACTGCTTTTAGGTCAAGTCTTAATTGCTTTCTGAACCTTTAGAGAATTGCACCTGGCTACGATATAGGTCTTGTGAGCAATGTCTAGGTTTATTTTTGCTTCAACAGTGTAATGTATTGCATCTTTTGGCAACCTTTCTTGTTAAACGCTATATAAGTCGTCATTCTCAAAcgtgatgtttttttatgaaacaGTGCAATAACTGTTTGTACCGCTCTATTCAATAAACTTATGTTACATGGCAAAAAACGGACACCTGTCTTATCACTTTGGTGTCTTGTCCTGCGTTGACTGTCATCACCAAAAAAAAGGAttctttaaacaaaataacGTTGTTCCCTCATCATCACATCAGCCTGCTGCTTTATACTTAAGATTAgaaatgaatcaaaatgtttcAATCTGAAAGAAATAAAAGGCCGTTGTATGGGACCACATTGTCATTCTGATGCTTCTCTGATATTACTAGTACTGTGTAAGAAGCATGAAAAATAATCACTGCTTGATGTCATCCATCTCCCAAATACATAAATCTTCCTCAGTTCACCAAAACCAGTGTGTGTTGTGCATTCTGCTATCTGTGACTCAGGAAGGGATCATGCCTTTATTCCTCTTCCTGTCAGCCATTGTTCTGCGATTGTGATTGGCTCCACGACTCTTGTAGGCCTCTTTCCTTCGACGGTCCGTGACGGTCTCCTGTGACTGTCCCTGTCCCTTCGGACCTCCTGCCACATGATTTTGTGGAGGTGGTCTGTAGCTATCAAAAAACACAAACCGAAAAAATAGTGACCGTCTAATCCTTGTCAAATACACATATTTTCGCTGTCCTTCTGACAtttcagatgtccaaattcatgAACACTgaacttttaaatgattaaataccgtgttgtcaaagttgaaaagCACTCTTTAATACTTTTGgatagatatttgcaaaacccagtgacgtAAATGGTGActtatagggatgtaacaatatcaaaatctcactgtacgataatacctcggtataacgTTCACGGTACGatcaaatgatgacttggaaacgtgccataagcatcctttTTTTCTTTAACCTCTTATCATAATTGTtacttagaggtatgagttatagtatgagatgggccaaatgacctaaaaatcccttttataaaataaaagaattgcaccagatggaccttgacataggtaacatctattattttttctaactttctttatgttaggcccggaagacctatcatttcatacagtcatgtgaccaccgtaatattgagacaattttgctatcgtaataacacgatatcgataatatcgttacatccctagtgacttataataatgatttattaaaatcacaaaatatggagatacacgGTTccaggacagcagcgatatgcaaGCTAGGTTTAGTTACAGCTTTAGGATAGAGATAAATGTGCCCTTACCCTTTCCTGCTCTGCATGGCTGCTCTTCTGGCCTCCGCCCTCTCTCTGAGCACCGCGGGGTCTTGGATGAAGAGATCCCTCTTCACAGACTCATCCTGAGCAATAGCACATAGACAAACACTTAAAAAACAGGATTTTGTGGGCACATCCGAGCATCTAAAATGGGTTAAGGCCTATGAGAGAAACAACAATGgattaaaaaattaatttaaaagcaaaacataTGCACCTTGTATTCTTCCTCCTCTTCTAGCACCTCCTCAGCCCGTTTGCCTGTTCTGAGCACTTGTGGAGTAGTGAAAGGCCTAATGGGTTAAAAAGTCAGTTCAATATtatcctttatttttttatccatttacatacggtttcatcggacgcacacacctggcccgaagttccGCTCCGTGTTTTGtcataatatataattttttagattcatattaattttatatgaatattttattgtatataaaactactcaacagttattggttctttgcggaggtctaccggaagttaagtttgggccacgtaatgtttgtttatgttgttgccactaaAACACCCTATACaaaagaaatatgaagtaaattCAACATATATAATAACAAAGCATGTAAAGACATTTTACCTGCGGTTCAATAATTCATCCTCTTCATCCAGATCATTGGCTCCTATTTGGTTGATATCATACGTGTCATCATATTCATCATCGTAATCGTCCAAGTCGAAAGCATTATGGTCTGCAATGGGAATCTCATCCACCACCGTCTCGTAGGCTTgatatctctctctctgctcttctATGTGCTGTTTGTCATTGAGTGTGGCACGTGCACTCTCCCCTTGTCTGTAATATGCATAGGCTTTCATTTTTAGCTGACACAAACCATCTTGTACATCTTGAGCGGAATAATTCATACGCCACCTTTCATGTCAGTTTAAGTTGTACGTGTCAAAGGCTAAATTCTGTTGCGAATCCAACACGATAGCTAACACTGCAGACGAATTCATTGCAGGGCAGGATAGAGTAATGTTTAAAGTAGGTAGAGttggtatttattttttaacaacttACCTCCGACCCTTCCATACTCGACTCATGTCCAGTCGGTCGCGGTTGAACACGTCAAACTCGTCGTCGTCAAACACATTCGATCTGGAGCTCAAAACGCCAGGGACCTCCTTCTTCACAGGCCTACAGGGTAGCATTACAAAGCCATTAGCCAATAATGAAGCAGATTATTAACTGAACCATAAGTCATTACACAAGGTTAGACTTAACCTGGCCATTGCCCTGTCCAGTTTGCCAAGTGAAGGAGGCAGGTTATCTTCCAGGATGTTGTTGATGAGGAGTTCAGAATTGTAACCGTACTCTTCCAAACACGCTAGTAGGAATCCCTCTCCCAAGTCCGGGAACAGGTCTCGAATATGACACAGCAGAGACTCCAATTCTCCAGCACTCACTGTGCATGCTGCCCCCTATGGGACCAATGAAACAAAAGGACAATAGAAAGTCAGAGGCAGGAAAtacattttgatatatttttatagCAGCTAAAAACCTCACATTGTCACCCTTATGAGGAGTCTCAGTCATAGCTTCTGCTCCTCTCAGCTCCTCTCTGACTCCCGCAATTCCACCTCCTTCCTCCATGGAAGTTGATGTATCCCTGCCAGACTTGCTTCTGGCTCCTGCGCTGTGACTGGCTGACGAGAATGCGGAAGGGAAGCTCCTCTTCTTCCCCACGCTCTCCCAGGCAGACTCTACACCCTGCAACAGGTACGACGTCCTGGTCTCATCTCTGAGCCGGACAATCAAGGcgaataaaacaaaattgaagGAAGAAAACAGAAGTATTGAGACCACATTCTGTTCTAACTGTCATGTTGATTCTTTATCTTTTTAAAATCAGCCCTGTCTTAAGTTTCCACTATGTTTCATATGCCTTCATGAAGGATACAAGTGAGGGAAGGCTTGCTGAAGGAGACTGACATCATCTGCTATAGGAAACTGTTCATCGTAATCTGCCAGGAATCTGAGGTGGAAAGAGGAAAACGGTTCATTCACTACTTTAGATACACAGCCATACATTTGGTACATCATTTCTGTATAGTTGACGTGGGTCACCTTTTCTCTTGAAGAAAAGCTGTGAAGGTTTGTAGAAGTTCTTCTACGCAGGATGGCATGTTTTCAgagctgtgaaaataaatacaagttCTGAGTTATATGTACGCACAACAGAAAGGAGAAGTTTAgcatatacagccgcagaaaaaaataacagtgtGTCTATTTACagcccgccttgttggcagagactatttgcactagctccgcccaccaatatgtgattggaataaaGAAAGTGTAAGAACGAAGCCGTTTCAAACAGTGGCGTAAGGTGTAGTCTATATAGCTTGGCACGGGAGACCGTGGTTCTAATTCACCTCTAGCTGAAAACGCTCTTTAACCTTTTTCTATTACCTTggagatcataaaggcatttgtttacaataaaattgatttaagacttaatattaatttgtattcataaagtttagggttaggttaggggtaggtgtagggctttaatatctcaataagttgccatcatttcaataatttttataaatataatgattaatactgttattattgcataatgtttaatgcacaacaatactgaggtccAAATAGTAAcattatctgccactatttataagtatcaatagcatctaactactattttctacttaatccaaagaaaatacagctattttcagttagtgtaaacagaacctactaCTATTacaacttagtgtaaatagcatctgtcgCTATTTACACTTAatgcaaatagccgctgccaaaaaataaaaaaaggtttttctgaatttactatttataggtactgtatgtgtttaggcaaaatgatagtttttgtttacttctgtgaactactaacaatatcccaaattttgaataaaaatatcatttctttttccatttatttgtatgcgggaaaaaaaattgtatgcgataaccttgatttttatcacagttttcatgcgtcatgctgtctgtctttcacattgctgttggatgactttgtgtcacccctgaggtttgattttattgaaattcaacagatgctggactggaatggccacaataaatatagaaatgctgattaaattaaaatttggaacGGCCTCTTAATTTTTACTATATTGCGTCTGTATTGGCCATCGCCCCACCCTCCTCCATAGACATGGGTGTCATTGGATCTCTATTCATAAGAATATGTCTGTTTTCCTCACCCCTCCAGTATGGGCTGTAAACATGTGTGTTGAAGCAGCAGGTGCACAATCTCCACCAGTTTCTTTCTGGAATGAGACACTTGTCTCCACATATCCGCCTGTAAACTGAGACATCACACAAAATTTCACTAATGTGTACACATTCCTGAAAGAGTGTTAATGTTTGCTAGCACATCACATCAGTGTAAGATCGGGTGTGAAGTAAACTCTGCATTCTAACCTTTTATTGAAAATTCTCTTCCTCGCTGCTTTTTCCAGGTCTGGAATTACCATCGCATAGAATGATGATAATCTACATCAACAGAAGAAATTCAGTGTCACAAACTGTTTTCTTTAATCAGTAATATCAGAATGTATGTGATATATCTAAAAACGTATTGCTCCTAAGGACAGTGTATGAGTTAAAACTTGTTATGTGGTTGTATCTGTTACACCTGTAAAGAAAGTTGTGCTGTTTAAAAGAAGAACAAGCCTCAGGGAAGATGTCCAAGAAAGAGTGGATAGTGGTGCACGTGTCACAAATGTACAACACCAATTCTGTAAGCTCctattattaaacaaataaatacaagcacgcaaaacaacatatttaagCAACAACactataattctgtcatcatagtgggtcattcagaataaaagtggATTTATATAGAGACAAAGTGAAATAAGATTTTGTTGACCTCCTCTGGCATTGACATGGGAGTTAGACATCTGTTTGCATTCAGTTTGAGAGGTTGACTGGCACCTGCATCTTCTGACTGAATTCCACACTTCCCTAAAACAGCATCAAACACCTAAAATggacacacatacgcacacaaatacattttaggtagctcaacaaaaatatatagagATGCTGGACTCATTACAAGATCACCTACCTGGATAATCGAAGGTATCGTTTCATTCAGATCGCCGTAATAACTTGGTTGTTGAGTAAAAATGTTCTCTGAAAATAAAATCGAAAACATTTTGTGGATCATAAGGTagtagtatactgtatatacatacaaaAACCATATACAATACATACCGATCATTTTGTGAAGCAGTTTGGAATTTCCTTTCCCATACAGCACACACAAATCCAGAATTTTAGGAATGTCAAATAGGTAGTTGTTGTAAATAATCTCAGCAAACACAGCAGGGGTGATGAAGTTTTcctgaagaaagaaaaagttaatattttaaatttggcAAATAGGTTCCCATGTGGCAGCAATTCCAAATTTGGATTAATTTCATAAAAACCATCAGCACACAAATTCCTTTGCAATTTAGTGGCAAAATACACataataatagaaaatataatAAGCTTCCTGTAAagcaagaataaacaaacaaggttGTACCTTTGACTCTTTGTGCGTAGCCATTCTAAGAAACACCATAAACACAGAGCGGTGAATGTTCCCCTGCATGTTGGCTACTGCTGGCGTAGACGAGAGACCAGACGGGTCCAAACCACGGGGAGTGTGCCTCAAATAAGAGTCCAAACACCTCTGTAAAGACTCATCAAACACCACCTAACGAGAGAGAAAAGGGAAAGAAAAAAGACATACATAACAGCTGTCTCAATACATGTCACATCAAATAATGTAACGGTCTAATACAAAACATTATACTATGCTCGATTTTTATTGCTCGATTTTTTTGTcaggtgttttttaaagaaaaacgtATGTATGAACAATGTTTGTGAATTAGCTATTCTAACCTGACACCAGAACTTGTCATGAGGTAAGGCCAACAACCACTCCAGGTCTTCTGAGATGAACTGAGCAAGCTCCAGGAACTCCTCAACTAGTGCAGGTACGCCATCCTCAGGTGGACGTTTATAAGGTAAGAAACATCTCTCCTCCTTTCGGTCAGGGTGCTGATGAGAGAGATCCAAACCCATGACAGTGACATCATCATTTGGATGAGAAGAACTGGACTAtatctagggatgtaacgattcacagtgaaccggttgaaaatcggttataatgagtgacgattcaaatcggttgaggcttgaactgaatcgcaatacattttttgaacagcaggggccgccatgttcactgcaaacctaaacgtggatgctgatattaaatgcaaaaaaatccaagaaaagcacagacagtattagtttgtttatattaaagagactttttctattattaatttgttatgaaattgcagtttagttttgttatttgaaataaaacattattttattatacaaagaaacgtgaagcatttaagaaataatgcaagggaagttgttcatttctaatttgtttcaactcattttttaagaaaaaatcgtgagtaaatcgtgaatacatcgtatcgtgagatcagaatcgtgactcgcatcgcatcgtgagctgagtgaatcgttacatccctaactaTATCCATTAATTCCACTCTAACAAGGGTCTTACACccaaactattttaaaatgtagatatGGATGTAAAGTAATGCATTCGCTCACTAGTGCTGGTAGGGTGCGTTCTCCGCCCTGGGGTCCAGAGGGCTCGGTTACATGTTGTTCATCTAAAGGAACTTTTGCACACGCCATTTCTTCATGCTCTAACTTACTGCAGGGACACAACAGCGCAGAAAACCACCATATGAGGTCTGATCACTGAACATACTGTACTTGAAAAATATTAGGACAAGATAAAAGTAAATGATTACAATAAAGGTAAATGATTAGCCAAGAATTAAATGAGACAGGACGCACCTGATAATTTTTGATTTGTGTTAAACGCAATATTATGTAATTCAATAACAAGCTATCTGTAAGGTTACTATAACATGATAGGCTGCTACAGTATTAGCGGCCCGGCTAAGTTACTTCTGCCGGTGTCAGTCCAGCAACATGTGACGACcagatatttttattacctGAAAATCACTTTAGTAAAACATAACGTCAGGCATTAACGTTAATAATAAAGGACATGTCTGCTACTGCTAACTTAACGTTACTACTCATACTATGACAACCACAATAATGAAACTCTCTCGAAAACAAAGTTAGCCTTCCTGCATTTAAATGGCAGTACGTATATTTCAGATAATTTACTGACAATATGATATCTAATGATCTATATTTAAAAATTACAGGAAAATATCTCACCTCTCTTATACTGAATCGTTTAGCAGATGTTTCACAGCTTGAACTAAAGCAATCACATCCATCTGCACGAACTTCCTGTATGCTCGTCCCGACgagttttcaaaataaaagcctgTCTAAACTCGCCGAAGGTCATTTGATCGTTCATGAGATGTATTATTCAAGATATATTTATGATTATTCACTTTATCGTGGCTTTACATATCGTAAATATTTTACGaaacttttaatattttttagtaTTTGAATATTGCGCATTTCACTGGAGAACACTACGTTGCATAAGGAATTAGGATAGAACACACAATGATGAAAATGTTACTAAATGTTATAAGTAACAAAAGCAGTAGTGCGTATAACTGATAGACATTGTGGCAGGTGATCTTCTGTGCTGCTAGTACACAGTTGTTCGTTCTGATCTATGCATCCTAATTAACAACAGTCATTCTCAAAGACTGCCACCAGATGTCATACAGTCCTCACATCATAACCCTACACTCATTGAAAGTTTTGGTTTCGGTACCAGTCTACTTCCAAAATTTTCAACACACACATATCCAGTAACTTACGTGCGTTTAGATTAACTCTAATTATTgatacttttaaaatatttttaacactgcAAGCACTTCATTGGTAAAATTCCAACGAGCGAATTGTCAAATTCATGTCATCTTCATTGCTAAAAAGGCTCGACGCAAAAAATCTCTTTACGCTGTT contains:
- the ascc2 gene encoding activating signal cointegrator 1 complex subunit 2, yielding MACAKVPLDEQHVTEPSGPQGGERTLPALHPDRKEERCFLPYKRPPEDGVPALVEEFLELAQFISEDLEWLLALPHDKFWCQVVFDESLQRCLDSYLRHTPRGLDPSGLSSTPAVANMQGNIHRSVFMVFLRMATHKESKENFITPAVFAEIIYNNYLFDIPKILDLCVLYGKGNSKLLHKMIENIFTQQPSYYGDLNETIPSIIQVFDAVLGKCGIQSEDAGASQPLKLNANRCLTPMSMPEEELTELVLYICDTCTTIHSFLDIFPEACSSFKQHNFLYRLSSFYAMVIPDLEKAARKRIFNKSLQADMWRQVSHSRKKLVEIVHLLLQHTCLQPILEGSENMPSCVEELLQTFTAFLQEKRFLADYDEQFPIADDVSLLQQAFPHLDETRTSYLLQGVESAWESVGKKRSFPSAFSSASHSAGARSKSGRDTSTSMEEGGGIAGVREELRGAEAMTETPHKGDNGAACTVSAGELESLLCHIRDLFPDLGEGFLLACLEEYGYNSELLINNILEDNLPPSLGKLDRAMARPVKKEVPGVLSSRSNVFDDDEFDVFNRDRLDMSRVWKGRRQGESARATLNDKQHIEEQRERYQAYETVVDEIPIADHNAFDLDDYDDEYDDTYDINQIGANDLDEEDELLNRRPFTTPQVLRTGKRAEEVLEEEEEYKDESVKRDLFIQDPAVLRERAEARRAAMQSRKGYRPPPQNHVAGGPKGQGQSQETVTDRRRKEAYKSRGANHNRRTMADRKRNKGMIPS